A portion of the Bombus terrestris chromosome 3, iyBomTerr1.2, whole genome shotgun sequence genome contains these proteins:
- the LOC100650465 gene encoding zinc finger protein Elbow, which yields MLTSSANQYLRPEYLTPLPTTLDAKKSPLALLAQTCSQIGADTPSNKSLLGSLDKGSNNKSSKSADQLREKSSPTIAATSTESTKANFKPYESCLGREKASSPDEQRSASSHSTSGRSRTPGSNNKRCPSNQSASSVRAVTPQGRKTSTPNGDTARESPASRTSMTNLSSTQLDSSSSSQPAVVSSPSLQAKPSYSPAGVLAITDPSIKDLPLGTFKPGVSLASSSSGYLGYSPQLPIDVTATSLMSQQQAALKNSLVAGNPYLSYARLKSSSGPDALMPVCRDPYCTGCQLNSHLLASSASAVVANGKLASSTSGAAGSCPAGCAQCDHKPGTTAYGALGVAAYAHAQLAALAAASQLPYVCNWIAGDTAYCGKRFSTSDELLQHLRSHTSVSNSSGVTDPSAALSLLSPSVGLPPTHPLFSRTYPTPPLSPLATARYHPYGKPSPLLPPSLSSLGLPLPPPHPHTPAGLPPYFSPYSLYGAPRLGAASGLPQ from the exons ATGCTGACTTCCAGCGCAAATCAGTACCTCCGTCCGGAATATCTTACGCCTCTACCTACTACG CTGGATGCGAAGAAGAGTCCGCTCGCGCTCCTCGCACAGACTTGCAGTCAAATAGGAGCTGACACGCCGTCCAATAAATCTCTGCTGGGCTCGTTGGACAAAGGGTCGAACAACAAATCGTCCAAGTCCGCGGATCAGTTGCGTGAAAAATCGTCACCGACGATCGCGGCGACATCCACAGAATCAACCAAGGCAAACTTTAAGCCTTACGAATCGTGTTTAGGTCGTGAGAAAGCGTCAAGCCCGGACGAACAACGATCCGCCTCTAGTCATTCGACGTCCGGCCGATCGAGAACACCTGGTAGCAATAACAAACGATGTCCGAGCAATCAGAGCGCCTCGTCAGTCCGAGCGGTGACACCGCAAGGTCGTAAAACATCAACGCCGAATGGGGATACAGCTCGGGAGTCACCCGCCTCGAGAACATCAATGACGAATCTTTCATCGACTCAACTCGACTCGTCGAGTTCTTCTCAGCCGGCAGTCGTCAGCAGTCCGTCGTTACAAGCAAAACCTTCTTATAGCCCAGCCGGTGTTCTAGCGATAACGGATCCGTCCATCAAGGATCTTCCGTTGGGAACTTTCAAACCTGGTGTCAGTTTAGCCTCCTCGAGCTCTGGCTATTTAGGTTACAGTCCACAATTACCCATCGATGTGACAGCCACTTCCTTGATGTCTCAGCAGCAGGCGGCGCTAAAGAATAGCTTAGTGGCCGGTAATCCGTATCTGAGTTACGCAAGGTTGAAGAGTTCTTCCGGTCCCGATGCTCTGATGCCCGTTTGCAGGGATCCGTATTGCACTGGTTGTCAGTTGAACTCTCATCTGCTTGCCAGTTCCGCGAGTGCAGTGGTGGCGAATGGAAAGTTAGCGAGCAGTACGAGTGGCGCGGCAGGTTCCTGTCCTGCTGGATGTGCTCAGTGCGATCACAAACCCGGTACAACGGCTTACGGAGCGCTGGGTGTAGCCGCATACGCACACGCACAACTGGCAGCTTTGGCAGCGGCCTCGCAACTCCCGTACGTGTGCAACTGGATAGCAGGCGATACGGCTTACTGTGGCAAAAGATTTTCCACGTCGGACGAATTGTTGCAACATCTGAGGAGTCACACGAGCGTGTCGAATAGCAGCGGAGTTACGGATCCGTCAGCCGCGTTGTCTCTGCTGTCGCCCTCCGTTGGACTACCACCGACACATCCTTTGTTTTCCAGGACTTATCCCACGCCACCTTTGAGTCCACTCGCAACCGCGCGTTATCACCCTTACGGGAAACCTTCACCGTTGTTGCCGCCGTCTCTATCGTCGTTGGGTTTACCGCTTCCACCGCCACATCCGCACACACCTGCAGGATTACCACCGTATTTCTCCCCATACTCGCTGTACGGAGCTCCTCGCCTTGGTGCTGCATCCGGCTTGCCTCAATGA